A window from Bos indicus x Bos taurus breed Angus x Brahman F1 hybrid chromosome 26, Bos_hybrid_MaternalHap_v2.0, whole genome shotgun sequence encodes these proteins:
- the LDB1 gene encoding LIM domain-binding protein 1 isoform X1, producing MSVGCACPGCSSKSFKLYSPKEPPNGNAFPPFHPGTMLDRDVGPTPMYPPTYLEPGIGRHTPYGNQTDYRIFELNKRLQNWTEECDNLWWDAFTTEFFEDDAMLTITFCLEDGPKRYTIGRTLIPRYFRSIFEGGATELYYVLKHPKEAFHSNFVSLDCDQGSMVTQHGKPMFTQVCVEGRLYLEFMFDDMMRIKTWHFSIRQHRELIPRSILAMHAQDPQMLDQLSKNITRCGLSNSTLNYLRLCVILEPMQELMSRHKTYSLSPRDCLKTCLFQKWQRMVAPPAEPARQQPSKRRKRKMSGGSTMSSGGGNTNNSNSKKKSPASTFALSSQDVMVVGEPTLMGGEFGDEDERLITRLENTQFDAANGIDDEDSFNNSPALGANSPWNSKPPSSQESKSENPTSQASQ from the exons GTTGTTCCTCAAAGTCATTCAAGCTGTACTCACCGAAGGAGCCCCCGAACGGCAACGCCTTCCCCCCTTTCCATCCCGGCACCATGCTAGATCGGGATGTGGG CCCAACTCCCATGTACCCGCCTACATACTTGGAGCCTGGGATCGG GAGGCACACACCATATGGCAACCAAACTGACTACAGAATATTCGAGCTTAACAAACGGCTTCAAAACTGGACAGAG GAGTGTGACAATCTCTGGTGGGATGCTTTCACAACTGAGTTCTTTGAGGATGATGCCATGTTAACCATCACTTTCTGCCTGGAGGATGGACCAAAGAGATACA CCATTGGCCGGACCCTGATCCCACGCTACTTCCGCAGCATCTTTGAGGGGGGTGCTACAGAGCTCTACTATGTGCTTAAGCATCCCAAGGAGGCATTCCACAGCAACTTCGTTTCCCTTGACTGCGACCAGGGCAGCATGGTGACCCAACACGGCAAACCCATGTTCACCCAG GTATGTGTGGAGGGCCGGTTGTACCTGGAGTTCATGTTTGACGACATGATGCGGATAAAGACGTGGCACTTCAGCATCCGGCAGCACCGAGAGCTCATCCCCCGAAGCATCCTTGCCATGCAT GCCCAGGACCCCCAGATGTTAGATCAGCTCTCCAAAAACATCACCCGGTGTGGGCTGTCCAATTCCACTCTCAACTACCTCCGA CTCTGTGTGATACTCGAGCCCATGCAGGAGCTTATGTCCCGCCACAAGACCTACAGCCTCAGCCCCCGTGACTGCCTCAAGACCTGCCTCTTCCAGAAGTGGCAGCGCATGGTAGCGCCCCCCG CGGAGCCTGCACGGCAGCAGCCCAGCAAACGGCGGAAACGGAAGATGTCCGGGGGCAGCACCATGAGCTCGGGGGGCGGCAAcaccaacaacagcaacagcaagaaGAAAAGCCCAGCCAGCACCTTCGCCCTCTCCAGCCAG GatgtgatggtggtgggggagcCCACCCTGATGGGCGGGGAGTTCGGGGACGAGGACGAGAGGCTCATCACCCGGCTGGAGAACACCCAGTTTGACGCGGCCAACGGCATTGACGACGAGGACAGCTTTAACAACTCCCCTGCCCTGGGCGCCAACAGCCCCTGGAACAGCAAGCCTCCATCCAGCCAAGAGAGCAAATCGGAGAACCCCACGTCACAGGCCTCCCAGTAA
- the LDB1 gene encoding LIM domain-binding protein 1 isoform X3, translated as MSVGCACPGCSSKSFKLYSPKEPPNGNAFPPFHPGTMLDRDVGPTPMYPPTYLEPGIGRHTPYGNQTDYRIFELNKRLQNWTEECDNLWWDAFTTEFFEDDAMLTITFCLEDGPKRYTIGRTLIPRYFRSIFEGGATELYYVLKHPKEAFHSNFVSLDCDQGSMVTQHGKPMFTQVCVEGRLYLEFMFDDMMRIKTWHFSIRQHRELIPRSILAMHAQDPQMLDQLSKNITRCGLSNSTLNYLRLCVILEPMQELMSRHKTYSLSPRDCLKTCLFQKWQRMVAPPAEPARQQPSKRRKRKMSGGSTMSSGGGNTNNSNSKKKSPASTFALSSQVPDVMVVGEPTLMGGEFGDEDERLITRLENTQFDAANGIDDEDSFNNSPALGANSPWNSKPPSSQESKSENPTSQASQ; from the exons GTTGTTCCTCAAAGTCATTCAAGCTGTACTCACCGAAGGAGCCCCCGAACGGCAACGCCTTCCCCCCTTTCCATCCCGGCACCATGCTAGATCGGGATGTGGG CCCAACTCCCATGTACCCGCCTACATACTTGGAGCCTGGGATCGG GAGGCACACACCATATGGCAACCAAACTGACTACAGAATATTCGAGCTTAACAAACGGCTTCAAAACTGGACAGAG GAGTGTGACAATCTCTGGTGGGATGCTTTCACAACTGAGTTCTTTGAGGATGATGCCATGTTAACCATCACTTTCTGCCTGGAGGATGGACCAAAGAGATACA CCATTGGCCGGACCCTGATCCCACGCTACTTCCGCAGCATCTTTGAGGGGGGTGCTACAGAGCTCTACTATGTGCTTAAGCATCCCAAGGAGGCATTCCACAGCAACTTCGTTTCCCTTGACTGCGACCAGGGCAGCATGGTGACCCAACACGGCAAACCCATGTTCACCCAG GTATGTGTGGAGGGCCGGTTGTACCTGGAGTTCATGTTTGACGACATGATGCGGATAAAGACGTGGCACTTCAGCATCCGGCAGCACCGAGAGCTCATCCCCCGAAGCATCCTTGCCATGCAT GCCCAGGACCCCCAGATGTTAGATCAGCTCTCCAAAAACATCACCCGGTGTGGGCTGTCCAATTCCACTCTCAACTACCTCCGA CTCTGTGTGATACTCGAGCCCATGCAGGAGCTTATGTCCCGCCACAAGACCTACAGCCTCAGCCCCCGTGACTGCCTCAAGACCTGCCTCTTCCAGAAGTGGCAGCGCATGGTAGCGCCCCCCG CGGAGCCTGCACGGCAGCAGCCCAGCAAACGGCGGAAACGGAAGATGTCCGGGGGCAGCACCATGAGCTCGGGGGGCGGCAAcaccaacaacagcaacagcaagaaGAAAAGCCCAGCCAGCACCTTCGCCCTCTCCAGCCAGGTACCT GatgtgatggtggtgggggagcCCACCCTGATGGGCGGGGAGTTCGGGGACGAGGACGAGAGGCTCATCACCCGGCTGGAGAACACCCAGTTTGACGCGGCCAACGGCATTGACGACGAGGACAGCTTTAACAACTCCCCTGCCCTGGGCGCCAACAGCCCCTGGAACAGCAAGCCTCCATCCAGCCAAGAGAGCAAATCGGAGAACCCCACGTCACAGGCCTCCCAGTAA
- the LDB1 gene encoding LIM domain-binding protein 1 isoform X2 yields the protein MLDRDVGPTPMYPPTYLEPGIGRHTPYGNQTDYRIFELNKRLQNWTEECDNLWWDAFTTEFFEDDAMLTITFCLEDGPKRYTIGRTLIPRYFRSIFEGGATELYYVLKHPKEAFHSNFVSLDCDQGSMVTQHGKPMFTQVCVEGRLYLEFMFDDMMRIKTWHFSIRQHRELIPRSILAMHAQDPQMLDQLSKNITRCGLSNSTLNYLRLCVILEPMQELMSRHKTYSLSPRDCLKTCLFQKWQRMVAPPAEPARQQPSKRRKRKMSGGSTMSSGGGNTNNSNSKKKSPASTFALSSQVPDVMVVGEPTLMGGEFGDEDERLITRLENTQFDAANGIDDEDSFNNSPALGANSPWNSKPPSSQESKSENPTSQASQ from the exons ATGCTAGATCGGGATGTGGG CCCAACTCCCATGTACCCGCCTACATACTTGGAGCCTGGGATCGG GAGGCACACACCATATGGCAACCAAACTGACTACAGAATATTCGAGCTTAACAAACGGCTTCAAAACTGGACAGAG GAGTGTGACAATCTCTGGTGGGATGCTTTCACAACTGAGTTCTTTGAGGATGATGCCATGTTAACCATCACTTTCTGCCTGGAGGATGGACCAAAGAGATACA CCATTGGCCGGACCCTGATCCCACGCTACTTCCGCAGCATCTTTGAGGGGGGTGCTACAGAGCTCTACTATGTGCTTAAGCATCCCAAGGAGGCATTCCACAGCAACTTCGTTTCCCTTGACTGCGACCAGGGCAGCATGGTGACCCAACACGGCAAACCCATGTTCACCCAG GTATGTGTGGAGGGCCGGTTGTACCTGGAGTTCATGTTTGACGACATGATGCGGATAAAGACGTGGCACTTCAGCATCCGGCAGCACCGAGAGCTCATCCCCCGAAGCATCCTTGCCATGCAT GCCCAGGACCCCCAGATGTTAGATCAGCTCTCCAAAAACATCACCCGGTGTGGGCTGTCCAATTCCACTCTCAACTACCTCCGA CTCTGTGTGATACTCGAGCCCATGCAGGAGCTTATGTCCCGCCACAAGACCTACAGCCTCAGCCCCCGTGACTGCCTCAAGACCTGCCTCTTCCAGAAGTGGCAGCGCATGGTAGCGCCCCCCG CGGAGCCTGCACGGCAGCAGCCCAGCAAACGGCGGAAACGGAAGATGTCCGGGGGCAGCACCATGAGCTCGGGGGGCGGCAAcaccaacaacagcaacagcaagaaGAAAAGCCCAGCCAGCACCTTCGCCCTCTCCAGCCAGGTACCT GatgtgatggtggtgggggagcCCACCCTGATGGGCGGGGAGTTCGGGGACGAGGACGAGAGGCTCATCACCCGGCTGGAGAACACCCAGTTTGACGCGGCCAACGGCATTGACGACGAGGACAGCTTTAACAACTCCCCTGCCCTGGGCGCCAACAGCCCCTGGAACAGCAAGCCTCCATCCAGCCAAGAGAGCAAATCGGAGAACCCCACGTCACAGGCCTCCCAGTAA